AGTAACAGAAACCTAAAGCCTAAGAATAtaacacaagaagaaaacaataaagagaaccaaaaaCATACATAAGAATAATCAATGAATATAaatgaacaaacacaaaacactgggtcacagactCACTACCATGACAGTTAAATGTACataataaatactttaaatcAGATGACAATGTAGCTGACACTGTGTTTATTATAATGTGTGTGGTCAACCACAAATCTTCATATTGTCATCCATAGATGAGGTCTTTATACAAATGATGAAAGATAATGAAAGAAACTGTTTAATTGATATGAAATGATTGAATTATATGAAATATTATGGCTTTGTCtgccagtgtttttctgtaaactACTTTGAACTGCTGGCAGTCAGTGAAGTCACTGAAAGGCAAGATTCTATGTTGTGTTGCCGTAGTTTCCAGAGTTTACTTATAAAGCTCACTTACAGAATTCAGTTAGAAAAGTCAAGCATTTGAAGGGTGCACATTTGAAGGAATATTAACTCAATCTTAGCTCATTACGGTTTACATTTTCGATTTTAAAGGGTCTCCGaaattacaatgaaaaaggaaacaagaaaaattgCCACTCCAGCCGATAAGAAAGATTCGGGAGATCAAggtaagtaaaataataaaatcaaatcctGGTAAAATCCAAATCCTAGAAATGTTGACACTGTGTGAATCATTTTTGGAGCAATTGAATCATATGTTTAATTGAAAATAGCTTTAATACAAGATGTCTAATCAAAGAAAGGTTACCGGTCTTTTggtaaaataatgtaataagtttattcttggactcaacAGTAAAAACAGACCAACAAGTGCCATCAAGATCTAAGACTTAGTAAACCTAGTATCAACTCGCActgatcagttttttttttttcatcccaaGATTAAACTTGTGATCATTTAAGCAAAAGCAATTTCAAATTCTTTGCCATCAAACTGCTTCCAGTCTTGATGTCGGGGACTCTTTTTCaccactgtgttgttgttgtttatagatCGTAAGAGCAGGACTGCTAAAAGAAAGGCCAGTCCTGAAAAGAAGACCCCAATGAAAAGGAGGAGGGTCGCTGAGCAGGCTGGTCCTTCCACCAGCTCAGATGTGGTCAAAGGAGTGAAGCGCAAGGTTGTGCAAGATGAAGAGGacacaacaaagaaagcaaagaggGCTAAACTTCTTGACCATATGAGCGGTGACAAGGAGCAAGCATCCTCCTCGTTGGACTCTGGTAAAGGTAGGCTAATTAGTTGAATAAGGGGGTAGATTAAGTGTGGTTGCTAGGTTTAAGATATTGgtgtttagtgtttgtgtcTATCATCCAGTGAGCTGATGTGCTTTTGGTGTTTTCCACATCTCCAGACTTGAACAACAAACAGGTGTGCGCAAAACATGGCAAAAGAAAGGCCACGGGAGACGACAGAGAGTcacccaagaaaaaaaaaaggaatgtggACCAGGacaaaaaatcagtggcagaCCAAAAACGTAAGTAGCAAGCAGCTTGGGTTTTATATTCAGGGGAAGGGCAAAAGGAACATTTAGGCTACAGAGGAGAGTAATTTGTGTCACAGCTGTAATAAAACAAGATTTGCTGTTTTGTCTGTTCAGGTGAATTCCAAGCCAGATATGTGGAGGAGCACCAGCTCGGAGAAGGAGGCTGCGGAGCAGTGTTTTCTGGCTACCGGATAGAAGATCGTTTTCCAGTAAGTGTTCAGATGATGGTAGTAAGACAGGCAGTAACGCAGATAATGGATAATATCGTAAACTGAGACGTCTGCTGTGTTTCCACCTTTCATTATGTCATACTGAGGAAATGCTCACCAATGCTCTGTGTCTTCTAGGTTGCCATCAAACACATTCCCAAAAATAAAGTCTACTGCAAAGTGGCGGTAAGCGTCCAACACTTGAATTAGTTTTACATTACTGGATTGAATGCGGCGTTCCTCATCATCCACTTTGTTGTAATATTTCAGGATGAAAGCGGGAAGATGCTCTCGGTGGAAGTGGCCATTATGGTTAAACTTGCAGGTGAAGCAGAAGGGTCAGTGGGAATATCAGCACCTGTGTCCTTGCTGGAGTGGTTCGACCTTGGCAAAGAGCTGATCCTGGTGCTGGAGAGACCTGTCCCCGCTGTGGACCTGCAAAAATACAaagcagaaaatggaagaaCCTTACCAGAGGACAAGGCCAAGGTAGGTTGACTGGGAGAGCCTTAGACTGTACAGCATTCAATCAAGGCAGAAAAGCATTAActcattattgtgtttttcatcttttccagGTCATTCTGAAGCAACTAGTTGATGCTGTAAAGGAACTTGAGGATAAACACATCTTTCATCGGGACATCAAGGGAGAAAACATTCTGATTGAGACCGGCTCCGATGTGCCTCGAGTTCGCATCATTGACTTTGGACTGAGCTGCTTTGTTAAACAGCGATCTCTGTATCGCGTCTTCTATGGTAACATATTCTGCtcctgcttttcacagatgtaacaatttgtgtcttttgttttagaagaaattgtaattgtgtctgtttgttaggCACTCCTCTTCACACCCCTCCCGAGTGGTACAGGAGGAGCTGCTACAGGTGTGGACCCACCACGGTGTGGCAAATGGGAGTGGTGTTGTATGAAGCGCTTCATGCACGGCACTTTAGTACCGAGAGGTTCCTCGCAAAGAAACTGAGCATCAAAAAGCGTCTGTCCACAGGTAAGAAAACTTCACACTTCCAGATTCACTGATGCCTTGGATCACTAGAACtatcatcttcatctttttgatcttttctttctttcaaggaTGCCGGAATTTCTTGGAGGCATGTTTAACTATAGCCCCGGAGAAGCGCCCAACACTGGAGGAGCTCCAGCTTCACCCCTGGCTaagataacacacacaaacacacaattcacACCTTATCATATAAGTGTGATACATTGTGGTaacctcctttcttttttctgttggaCAGGAATGGGTcaatcttaaaaaataaataaataaaaaattagctTTTTCGGACTTCCTGTAACCCCCCCAGCCATCCCAGGAAAGGGGATCTCTCTTTGAATGGGCTTTCCCGAGGTTTCTTCCCATCGATCTGGCCCCctggggagtttttcctcgtcTTCATAGAGAGCTTGGGCTGGGTCAGGAGCTCCACCAAAACTGTCTTTATTTGATGACATTAAAGTCATCAAATAAAGATGTGTTTTACTTAAAGTAAAATTggatcaaaataaaacttgtttaaTTCATCTTTGCTGAGGATTCTCCTTCAttactattttgttttgtttggtttttttttacccatggtgcattttgacaaataagaaaactgaaTCAGGTTAAAGTGTGCACAAAGACAGTCACACTGCAAATGATCTGAAGACTTGCATCTGTTGCTCTAACCCCCAACTAGTTTAGACAGATTTCCAGGTTCTACCAGAGGTTTTTTCCTTcaagaagggagtttttccttcccactgttgctgagtgtttgctcatagtgggttgtaaaagcataaaagttaATAAGAGGCATTCATAGCAGAGTTATCAGAGGGAACTATATAGCTTAAATATACAATTTCTACAGGACGAATTATAACTTCATTATGTATAAAAGCTTCTGTGGATAATTACTCCTATTTGTAACTTTACACAAGAGAAAGTTTGCTGTCACACTATTTATAACAGGTTGGGTTTTGTCCTCTGAGTTGAGCCTTTGGTTGCAGTTTATTGAAGAATTTCCTCTAAAGTAGCTGTTGATAAAGATTTAAAGTCCTGTTTATATACAGAAATATGCTTTAGTTCATGTTTTTTACATGTCTGCCTCAGTGGATCAGTAGAAGATCTGGCACAGGAAACTAGATGATGAAAAAAGGGTACGaatacacatatatatctatatctatatagatacagatatatatacacacacacacacaggttgcaacgtagtattttcattttttcttagcATTTCTTTAACGCCTTGGTGCAAAAGAATACCTGCATCTGTGTGTTGGAAAAAAGAACTACAAATTTGGAAAGGAATTTATTCATGTTCTTACTCATAGATGGAGTACATGGTTTAAAAAACACTGAGGAAACAGATATGAGGCGGCTGtattaacataaaaacattaatacagttaaaaatgaataacaaaTTGCACGCTTAAACTTATTTCTCTACAGTTTGTACAATTAATCCATGTAACAATAGGTTCTCTCTTAATATAGTAGTTATTAAAAGATctttacataaaaatacatttttaagtacTCTCCAGTGGAAGTCTGTTGTGGCTTATGTTTCTAAATGACACAACCATAAAGCAGTCCACAGAATATACAAATATGTCTTTGATAAGTGAATGTTGGCTCCCACAATGGCCTGTTAAATTATTGCAAAAATAATTTACTGCATAATATGTCAGATTAGAACATGTTATAAGCACAAAACTGAAggggaaacaataaaaacaaaaatgaaaaaacaaatactaaaTTAAGTTAAAGGATATTTCTTACTATACTATATAATTGTATAATGTTGCGTTTGATTGCAAAAGAAAACccaccaagaaaaaaagaaagaaagaaaaagagagaatagtTTAATATATTCAAAacacattcttttcttttatttaagctGTAGCGAGATTCAGCTggacaaaagagaaagaaaattattacagatttgttttattaatcatgaataaactttattatacACAACTCTAAATTTCAGTTGGTCTTAGtcagatgtgtttttaattaaatcctgCAACACTGTGCTCGCTGCCATCACTTTATATCTTAGTGTGCAATTCAAATATATACTTATTACAATATTTTTCCCCCTTAACTCTCAACTGGcgtttttaaaatgtctgtgaTCATATTTGTCCGTTGACTTCTGTCTGGGCCTCGAACGATTCATCAGACAGGTTGGCAGCCTCCAACTGATGCTCCAGACTTTCATCATCGCCTCTATTCTGATCAACTCTTATCTTAAACTTAGTGATGAACTCATTACTGGCCAGCGCGTCCTCCTTTTTAGGGCATGTGGGCTTTGATAGTCGCTCTGCAAAGAAAattcacaaaacatttcttattTGGTAAGCTTGTTAACacattttagttcagttttgcTGAAAGTTATAGCATGCATCAAGTAAGAAGCAattggtttttaaaaagcacatacattccccaaaacatttttattatgtgcATTTTGGAGAATAAAAGATTGTACACAATTTccctttttaaagtaaaaagattATTAAGTCTAATTCTTACTTATTCAGTAGATTAAAGTATTGAAACATCATTATTcataaaatatgcacattaCAAAATTAAAGTTATTCAAAAACTACTCAAGTACTTACTCCAATACTCACATTATTCAagtaaatttaatttttgcCAATGTAATGTCACATAAAATCTTAATCTGAATAAGGGATTTGAACCCCACTGTCACGGCCAGGGGATCAGCAGGCCGCTGACTAGtagtgttctctctctctctctcgccaggGCGGAACTCATGgtgggttcacgccctcggcccACCCCCCTCTGAGGAGGAaacacctgggcctcatcagTGCAGCCAGCATTTAAGCCAGGGAGTGGCTTCTACTCATCACTGGATCGTTGTGTGTGACTCGCGTCAGTGCAGCCCGGCTCTGAGCAAGTTCTCTTTTGCTTCCCTGTGCAAAACCTCTAACGTGTGTTTCCTTCTGTACATAGATCCCCTGGACCCGACTCTGCATCCCCCGAGCGGTGTTTGGAGAGAGAGTCAGAAGAGGAGCAAGTGTCTTTTCCCTACCTGGATTTCCCCAGAGCCTTTTCCCTGTCACTGCTTTGTATATAGCACTATCCCCTGCACTGTTTGTATATACACCTGGTGGAACTGTAATAAATACTGACTGTGCCTCTGAGTCCTGCGTGTGAGTCCTCAAGCGAACCGTGACACCCACACAGATGA
This Astatotilapia calliptera chromosome 7, fAstCal1.2, whole genome shotgun sequence DNA region includes the following protein-coding sequences:
- the LOC113025071 gene encoding serine/threonine-protein kinase pim-2-like; amino-acid sequence: MKKETRKIATPADKKDSGDQDRKSRTAKRKASPEKKTPMKRRRVAEQAGPSTSSDVVKGVKRKVVQDEEDTTKKAKRAKLLDHMSGDKEQASSSLDSGKDLNNKQVCAKHGKRKATGDDRESPKKKKRNVDQDKKSVADQKREFQARYVEEHQLGEGGCGAVFSGYRIEDRFPVAIKHIPKNKVYCKVADESGKMLSVEVAIMVKLAGEAEGSVGISAPVSLLEWFDLGKELILVLERPVPAVDLQKYKAENGRTLPEDKAKVILKQLVDAVKELEDKHIFHRDIKGENILIETGSDVPRVRIIDFGLSCFVKQRSLYRVFYGTPLHTPPEWYRRSCYRCGPTTVWQMGVVLYEALHARHFSTERFLAKKLSIKKRLSTGCRNFLEACLTIAPEKRPTLEELQLHPWLR